Part of the Opitutales bacterium genome is shown below.
TCGATCTCCTGATAACAGACCATCGGATGCCAGAGATTACGGGTCGCGATATTTTTCGCCATGTTCGTGAACAAAAACCCATGTTGCCGATTATCATAGTCTCTGGATTCCTAAGTAACGGGAATATTCGTTCGTTGGTTGAAGAGGGTATTGATGGAGTCTATATAAAGCCGCTTAACGTCTTCTCTCTATTACAACAATCGGAAAAGCTGATACAGCAGACACAAAGTGGTGAACGCGGTGCCCATCGTAGAACTTTGGTCGAGAGAGAGGGAGATTTTCCCGCTTCGCGTCTTCCATTCACTTTTAATGCCTTTCCTTGTCAAAACTCAACGGCTGAAAAGTTTGCCAGAAAGCTGTTTGATATGAGGCATTTTAAGTCGTCGCTAGTATTACTCGGCGAGCCCGGTACTCCATTCAGAAACCTCTGTGAGGACCTAATGGCCTTTGAATCTGAGTATACCGAGCATTTCGAATTTGTGCAGCCTGACGCGCTGACCGAGGACCATGTAATGAGAGTTCTCAATCGTTCTGAAGCGGCAGGAATTGGACGGGTGTCCTTCGTTCTGCACGAAGTAAAAAATCTCGATGATACACTGCGTGATCGTCTTGTAACTCTGCTCAAAAGGGAGAAACCCTTTGGCGAGCCCAATGTGTTGTCTCGTCTCATCTTTTGCTGTCACCAGGATATTGATGCGATGTTTGATGCCGGCGTGATTGATGATCGCCTGTATGTGTTGATGGGTGCAGCTGAGCTGCGGGTTCCGCCTTTGAGGGCGATTTCCGACGATATTCCTGTATTAGCTAAACGCATACTTGCTGATTTCGCACGACACCGCGGCTTGAATCAGATTCCCCAGCTGTCACCAGGGGCGGGAGAAGTATTAGCGCGTATGAAATGGCCGGGCAATTATGATGAACTCCGTGATCGCCTTCATAATATTTTGGGTGATGAGCCTAGAGATGTCATCACTGCTTCGCTATTTGACACCAACGTCCAGGAGGTAGATACCCCAACATTGAGTGAACATGATTTTGTTGAGTTGCTCATGGTTCAGAAGAAGCAGATGATCACAGCTATTGGGGCGATGACCAATGAGCACCCAGCAAAGCGGAATGCGCTCTTATATGGAGTAGAACATATTACAGAGCCCGAAGAGAGTGCCGCCTCGGCGTAACCTCCAAAGACAAGGTCTCATTCTCGGTCATCCCCCAGGGATTCTAATTTTTCCTGGACCACAGATTACGCAGATTTACACAGATAAGTATTTTGTTATTAGGTGTTTATGATTATCGTCTAAGAGGATGAGAGTTACATGAATACCCTTCGAATTGGCGAAGTATCCATACGCTTTATCCTATAGAATTTTGTGGACGATTCTTTTTTTTCGTAAATTCCTATTATTCAAAAAGATCTGTGAATATCAGCGTAATCTGCGGTCAATATTATGGGACAGTTGTGGGTCTCATTCTGAATTTCTGATCATACCTTACCAAAGTTTACTCGCTGAGTGTCTTTTTCAGAATCTTCGAATTCCGCCCGTTGGCTTTGTATTCATGTGCCCGTCTAGAGGGTAGGTCCTCAATAGTGCCGTCTTCGAAGCAGCGTATTTTTTTAAAGTATGGATAGGACTGTGTTGTGAGAGCGATTAGGAGCCTTGCACCCTGGTTGCGTGCAGTGTGTTCAGCATAGTCGATGAGTTGACCTCCGACGCCCCGATTTTGATAGAAAGGTTGGACGAATACCATGCCTATCTCTTGAACTTGGCCTTTATCGTAGGGAATGAGCTGCATGCACGCGATAATGCTACCGTCGATCTCGTATACCCAAGTATGCTCGATTTCGCGTTCGATTTGGGCGCGGGAGCGTGATTTTAGCGATGCGGAGCGCGCTGCATTGCGTGTGATGTTGTAGATGGACTGAACATCTTTTGCCCGTGCTTTACGGATCTCCTGATACGTGTTTGCGTGGATCATCGAACCGATGCCGACTTTATCAAATATTTCACGTAGGAGTGCTCCATAGATGCGGCCATCGATGATGTGAGCGCGGGTGACGCCGCGGTCTAGTGCATAGATGGACCGGTCAGCCTTAGTGCGGTTTGCCTCATCGATATGTTCAGGTGATTTTTCCAAGATTTGGCTGAGTTCATCAGCGGGCATATTGATGCGTTTTTCGCCGTTGATTACGATGCCTTCGCGGGGTGAAAGAAAGATGAGTTTTGAGGCTTCCATAGCGATCGCGCAATCAGCCGCCAGGCTATCAGCATTGATGCGCCAAGCTTCACCAGAGAGGCTATAAGCGATGGGGGAAAGGATCGGGATGAGGCCATCCCCAAGAAGTCTTTTGAGTGAATCTACATCGATGCGTTTAACCTTTCCAGTCGATCCATAGTCCTGGCCTTCGATAACGCCCACTTCAGTGGGGCTCACCGCGTTGGTGATGGCGTAACGCAAGCCAACTCCATCAAGACCTCTTTGGAATTTTTGTAGGGTATCTGCAGACGCTTCTAGGGCCAGGGCAAGGGTGTGCGCATCTGTGGGGCCTGCGCCATAAGCGTCGGTGATGGTGATGTCACGTTCCGCACTCAAATCACGCAATTGTTTACCGATCCCGTGCACGAGAACCACACGGATGTTAAGGTTGTGTAATACGGCTATATCGAGGAGTAGGTCGTTAAAGTTTTCATGCTCCACGACGCTGCCATCAAATGAAATGACGAAAACATGGTCCCGAAACATGGGGACATATTTCAGGATGCCTCGCAGGTCGGTGGGTTTGATCAATGTTGTCTCAGTTGTGGCTGGGTCACTCATGCTATGGCTGTAGTGCGAAGTAGAGGAGGATGCCCGCGAGCGCGATGCGATACCAGCCGAATATGGAGAGTCCGTGACGGGTAAGGAAGCCGACCAACCATTTTACCGCGAGCAGTGCTGAGATAAAGGCAACAACACAACCGACTACCACGGCGACTGGATCGAGAACGGCGATCATGATATCTCCGTCTTTGAACGTCTTA
Proteins encoded:
- a CDS encoding response regulator, whose protein sequence is MGNRILIVDDDATFNSLLTDIFEQAGHTVVSENSPEAALKRADAEEFDLLITDHRMPEITGRDIFRHVREQKPMLPIIIVSGFLSNGNIRSLVEEGIDGVYIKPLNVFSLLQQSEKLIQQTQSGERGAHRRTLVEREGDFPASRLPFTFNAFPCQNSTAEKFARKLFDMRHFKSSLVLLGEPGTPFRNLCEDLMAFESEYTEHFEFVQPDALTEDHVMRVLNRSEAAGIGRVSFVLHEVKNLDDTLRDRLVTLLKREKPFGEPNVLSRLIFCCHQDIDAMFDAGVIDDRLYVLMGAAELRVPPLRAISDDIPVLAKRILADFARHRGLNQIPQLSPGAGEVLARMKWPGNYDELRDRLHNILGDEPRDVITASLFDTNVQEVDTPTLSEHDFVELLMVQKKQMITAIGAMTNEHPAKRNALLYGVEHITEPEESAASA
- the argA gene encoding amino-acid N-acetyltransferase, which produces MSDPATTETTLIKPTDLRGILKYVPMFRDHVFVISFDGSVVEHENFNDLLLDIAVLHNLNIRVVLVHGIGKQLRDLSAERDITITDAYGAGPTDAHTLALALEASADTLQKFQRGLDGVGLRYAITNAVSPTEVGVIEGQDYGSTGKVKRIDVDSLKRLLGDGLIPILSPIAYSLSGEAWRINADSLAADCAIAMEASKLIFLSPREGIVINGEKRINMPADELSQILEKSPEHIDEANRTKADRSIYALDRGVTRAHIIDGRIYGALLREIFDKVGIGSMIHANTYQEIRKARAKDVQSIYNITRNAARSASLKSRSRAQIEREIEHTWVYEIDGSIIACMQLIPYDKGQVQEIGMVFVQPFYQNRGVGGQLIDYAEHTARNQGARLLIALTTQSYPYFKKIRCFEDGTIEDLPSRRAHEYKANGRNSKILKKTLSE